The Mycobacterium paragordonae genome includes a region encoding these proteins:
- a CDS encoding lipoprotein LpqH encodes MKRGLTVAVAGAAILVAGLSGCSDKKSNTSSGSSSASSSGGSSASGTKVIIDGQDQHVTGTTVCTTAAGNVNIAIGGSATGIAAVLTDANPPEVKSVGLGNVNGVTLAYTSGTGQGKAEATKNGNAYKITGTATGVDMANPMSPVNKPFEIDVTCS; translated from the coding sequence GTGAAGCGTGGACTGACGGTCGCTGTGGCCGGGGCGGCCATTCTGGTCGCGGGTCTTTCCGGATGTTCGGACAAGAAGTCGAACACGAGTAGCGGTTCCTCGAGCGCGAGTTCAAGCGGAGGCAGCAGCGCTTCCGGCACCAAGGTGATCATCGACGGCCAGGATCAGCACGTGACCGGCACGACCGTGTGCACGACGGCGGCCGGCAACGTCAACATCGCGATCGGCGGGTCCGCGACCGGCATCGCCGCGGTGCTCACGGACGCCAACCCGCCCGAGGTGAAGTCGGTGGGACTCGGCAACGTCAACGGCGTGACCCTCGCGTACACCTCCGGCACCGGCCAGGGCAAGGCCGAGGCGACCAAGAACGGCAACGCCTACAAGATCACCGGCACGGCCACGGGCGTGGACATGGCCAACCCGATGTCCCCGGTGAATAAGCCCTTCGAAATCGACGTCACCTGCTCCTAA